A window from Sphingobacterium hotanense encodes these proteins:
- a CDS encoding DUF4197 domain-containing protein, producing MNNYLKISLGAAVLFLSSCESLNTGGFTLPPQGTGTTSTGSTTTNAGTTGGITQSEANLGVKQALSNGLNESIRVLSLKDGFLGDAAVKILMPEEARKVESALRAVGMGNLCDQFITSMNRAAETAVKEASSVFVGSLSRMTVNDAFNILLSGQQDAATQFFKRSTTAELTTRFSPIIQSAMGKNNVSTYWNQLTSAYNKLPLGNKIETDLTAYVTQRAISGLFVKVADQELKIRQNLGGSRNSSILNKVFGWADQQK from the coding sequence ATGAATAACTATCTCAAAATATCGTTGGGTGCAGCGGTACTGTTTCTATCAAGCTGCGAAAGTTTAAATACTGGTGGTTTCACTCTTCCTCCACAAGGAACGGGTACAACCAGTACAGGTTCCACGACAACTAATGCAGGAACTACTGGCGGCATTACGCAATCGGAAGCTAATCTAGGTGTTAAGCAAGCCCTTAGCAACGGACTAAACGAGAGTATCCGCGTGTTGTCATTAAAAGATGGTTTCTTAGGCGATGCGGCGGTGAAAATATTGATGCCGGAGGAAGCGAGAAAAGTAGAATCTGCACTTCGCGCGGTAGGGATGGGAAATCTTTGCGATCAATTCATCACGAGCATGAACCGCGCAGCGGAAACAGCCGTTAAGGAAGCATCATCTGTATTTGTGGGTTCTCTTTCGAGAATGACGGTTAATGATGCATTCAACATCCTTTTGAGCGGACAGCAAGATGCTGCTACGCAATTTTTCAAGAGAAGCACTACGGCGGAGTTAACGACGCGTTTCAGCCCTATCATACAATCTGCAATGGGCAAAAACAATGTTTCCACCTACTGGAATCAGTTAACGAGCGCATACAACAAATTACCATTAGGCAATAAAATCGAAACCGATTTGACGGCTTATGTTACACAACGAGCGATCTCGGGTCTTTTTGTGAAAGTTGCTGATCAGGAGCTTAAGATTCGTCAAAACTTGGGAGGATCGAGAAACTCTAGCATCTTGAATAAAGTATTCGGTTGGGCTGACCAACAAAAGTAA
- the pepT gene encoding peptidase T: MEINDIKDFQVAENFTRYVQIDTQSDVNSTTVPSTEKQKNLSRLLVEELLAIGIEDAHLDELGYVYATIPSNTDKKVPVICFCSHVDTSPDSSGTDVKPIIHHNYQGQDLVLPDDNKIVIRLSDHPDLKDQIGNDVVTASGKTLLGADDKAGVAEIMDAARILMQNPEIKHGDIKILFTPDEEIGRGVDHADLKKLGADYGYTMDGERAGTLEDETFSADGVRIKIDGISIHPGYAKNKMVNALKIAADLIDSLPKDRLSPETTSGKEGFVHPVHMTGSVEEATIDFIIRDHDTKKLAEHEAELEAIAKEVVAKYAGASFTFTVNEQYRNMKEVLDQHPRVVDIAMMGIERAGMKAEKRSIRGGTDGSRLSFMGLPCPNIFAGGHAFHGKQEWVSVQDMQKAVLTILHIAALWEEVA, encoded by the coding sequence ATGGAAATTAACGATATAAAAGATTTTCAGGTCGCTGAAAATTTCACCAGATATGTACAGATTGATACGCAATCGGATGTAAACTCGACAACGGTTCCTTCTACTGAAAAACAGAAAAACCTTAGTCGTTTGCTTGTTGAAGAACTATTGGCAATCGGCATTGAAGATGCACATCTTGATGAGCTCGGTTATGTATATGCAACGATTCCTTCGAATACCGATAAAAAAGTACCGGTTATCTGCTTTTGTTCGCATGTTGACACCTCTCCTGACTCGTCAGGAACGGATGTTAAACCGATCATCCACCACAATTATCAAGGTCAAGACCTTGTGCTTCCCGATGATAACAAAATCGTAATTCGCCTGTCGGATCATCCTGATTTGAAGGATCAGATCGGAAACGATGTGGTTACTGCTAGCGGAAAAACCCTTCTTGGCGCTGATGATAAAGCTGGTGTGGCAGAAATTATGGATGCTGCGCGCATCCTGATGCAGAACCCTGAGATTAAACACGGTGATATCAAGATTCTTTTCACTCCTGATGAAGAAATCGGTCGTGGAGTTGACCATGCTGATCTTAAGAAATTAGGTGCAGATTACGGTTACACGATGGATGGGGAGCGCGCCGGCACCCTAGAGGATGAAACATTCTCTGCTGATGGCGTTCGCATCAAGATTGACGGTATTTCCATTCACCCGGGATACGCTAAGAACAAAATGGTCAATGCTTTAAAAATCGCTGCAGATTTGATCGACAGTCTTCCGAAAGATCGTCTTTCGCCGGAAACAACATCCGGAAAAGAAGGATTTGTACACCCTGTCCACATGACCGGTTCGGTAGAAGAGGCGACGATCGACTTCATTATCCGCGACCATGATACAAAGAAATTGGCAGAGCACGAAGCAGAATTAGAGGCTATTGCCAAAGAGGTAGTCGCTAAATATGCTGGTGCGAGCTTCACTTTCACGGTGAACGAGCAGTACCGCAACATGAAAGAGGTTTTGGATCAGCATCCGCGCGTGGTTGATATTGCGATGATGGGTATTGAGCGTGCCGGCATGAAAGCCGAAAAACGCAGTATCCGCGGAGGTACCGATGGCTCACGCTTATCGTTTATGGGACTTCCATGTCCGAATATCTTTGCTGGAGGTCATGCATTCCACGGTAAACAAGAATGGGTTTCGGTACAGGATATGCAAAAAGCGGTATTAACGATTTTACATATTGCTGCGCTTTGGGAAGAAGTGGCATAA
- a CDS encoding endonuclease/exonuclease/phosphatase family protein, with protein MKKILINLTLLLLVSFSYAQKFNVATFNVATFNIRMKTKADTGNLWDVRKHAVNNLIKYHEFDIFGVQEAFKEQLDDMLTALPNFQYVGVGRDDGSNKGEHSAILYNTNRFKLMKNGTFWLSATDTEKPNKGWDAALPRICTWGVFQDKNNGKKFILMNTHFDHIGKEARVESAKLMMAKAKELAKDLPLIITGDFNVDENNPAYFTLAKSNVVQDVYDLSPIIYEPNSTFNAWGKDIKEKGRIDHIFISKPFKVLKYGVLTDTYLGRYPSDHFPVAATLSWK; from the coding sequence ATGAAGAAAATCCTAATCAACCTAACCCTATTATTACTTGTCAGTTTCTCTTATGCTCAAAAGTTCAATGTCGCTACATTCAACGTAGCTACATTCAACATCCGCATGAAAACTAAAGCGGATACCGGCAACCTTTGGGATGTAAGAAAACATGCGGTAAACAACCTTATCAAATACCACGAATTCGACATTTTCGGCGTTCAAGAGGCTTTCAAAGAACAGTTAGATGATATGCTTACAGCACTTCCGAACTTTCAGTATGTCGGCGTAGGACGCGATGATGGCTCTAACAAAGGAGAACATTCCGCTATCCTATATAATACGAACCGCTTCAAGTTGATGAAAAATGGTACATTCTGGCTATCGGCCACCGACACGGAAAAACCTAACAAAGGTTGGGATGCTGCCCTACCCCGTATTTGTACTTGGGGAGTTTTCCAAGACAAAAACAATGGCAAGAAATTCATCCTAATGAATACCCACTTTGACCATATCGGTAAAGAAGCGCGCGTAGAAAGCGCAAAGCTGATGATGGCGAAAGCAAAAGAGCTAGCGAAAGACCTCCCTTTGATCATTACGGGCGACTTCAACGTGGATGAAAACAACCCTGCCTACTTCACCCTAGCAAAAAGCAATGTCGTACAAGATGTTTACGACCTATCCCCGATTATCTACGAACCCAATTCGACTTTTAACGCTTGGGGCAAAGATATCAAGGAAAAAGGACGTATAGACCATATTTTTATTAGCAAACCTTTCAAAGTATTAAAGTATGGCGTATTGACTGATACTTATCTAGGTCGCTACCCATCTGATCACTTTCCGGTTGCTGCAACCCTAAGCTGGAAGTAA
- a CDS encoding nitroreductase family protein: MQNNEVLKAIQTRRSVFQTSFTNEEVSREDILTILEAANAAPTHKRTQPWRFVIFRKEGLLRLGDELASIYKSVTPAEKYTELTEQNMAKKATQSNAAIAIVVNYTGDVPEWEELCATAASVENMWLAAHSLGLGGYWASPGLINHIGPFLNLEPNQKCIGFFYLGHHESEEREPVRTPIEDKIRWEE; the protein is encoded by the coding sequence ATGCAAAACAACGAAGTATTAAAAGCGATTCAAACCAGAAGATCTGTATTCCAAACTTCATTCACGAATGAAGAGGTTAGCAGAGAAGATATATTAACGATTCTAGAAGCGGCAAACGCGGCTCCTACGCATAAGCGTACGCAGCCTTGGCGTTTCGTCATATTCCGTAAAGAAGGGCTATTGCGCCTAGGCGATGAACTTGCAAGCATTTACAAAAGCGTAACGCCGGCAGAGAAGTACACCGAATTGACGGAACAAAATATGGCGAAGAAAGCGACACAATCCAACGCGGCAATCGCAATCGTGGTGAACTATACAGGCGATGTGCCTGAATGGGAAGAACTATGCGCTACAGCGGCATCGGTGGAAAACATGTGGTTAGCAGCTCATTCCCTTGGTTTGGGCGGTTACTGGGCATCGCCAGGACTGATTAACCATATCGGTCCTTTCTTAAATCTAGAGCCTAATCAGAAATGTATCGGATTCTTCTACTTAGGACACCATGAGTCGGAAGAACGCGAACCAGTTCGCACACCGATCGAAGATAAAATCAGATGGGAGGAATAA